A single window of Candidatus Bathyarchaeota archaeon DNA harbors:
- a CDS encoding DegT/DnrJ/EryC1/StrS family aminotransferase: protein MIPINAPQIGREEIDAVIKVLESGVLTTGLGKGPNVERFEKAFAEFVKAKYAVAVNSGTAALHSALLAIGVSRGDEVILPSFTFVATAEMVVLAGAKPIFVDIDPITYTVNPEKIEEAVTEKTKAIIPVDLYGLSADMQVIKEIAEKHDLKIIEDAAQAHGALYKGNPPGKFADIACWSFYASKNMTTGEGGMLTTENEEYAEKLRYIRSHGEKVKYRSHMLGHNYRMPEIEAAIGYVQLKKLPSFLEKRRRNAEILTEKLKENDSLQLPSEPEGYRHSWYLYTIRLKNADATQRNSFAEELRKRGIGIGIYYHIPIHLMPYYRQFGEYKLPETERAANQVLSLPVHPGVSEEQASFIAETVIQLLS from the coding sequence TTGATTCCGATAAATGCTCCGCAAATTGGGCGGGAAGAAATTGATGCAGTGATTAAAGTTTTGGAAAGCGGGGTCTTAACAACTGGTCTGGGGAAAGGCCCAAACGTGGAAAGATTTGAGAAGGCGTTCGCAGAATTTGTTAAGGCAAAATATGCAGTAGCAGTCAATAGTGGAACAGCCGCCCTGCACTCCGCCCTTCTAGCCATAGGAGTTTCAAGAGGAGATGAAGTTATACTTCCAAGCTTCACCTTTGTGGCAACAGCGGAAATGGTTGTTCTAGCAGGTGCAAAACCAATTTTCGTAGACATAGACCCAATCACATACACTGTAAATCCAGAGAAAATTGAAGAAGCCGTCACAGAGAAAACTAAGGCGATAATACCAGTAGACTTGTACGGGCTTTCAGCCGACATGCAAGTTATTAAGGAAATTGCGGAAAAACACGATTTAAAGATAATTGAGGACGCCGCACAGGCTCATGGAGCCCTATATAAGGGAAACCCGCCTGGAAAGTTCGCTGACATTGCCTGCTGGAGCTTTTATGCAAGTAAGAATATGACGACTGGGGAGGGGGGAATGCTAACAACCGAAAATGAGGAATATGCGGAAAAACTACGTTATATTAGGTCTCATGGAGAGAAAGTGAAATATCGTTCCCATATGCTTGGGCATAACTACCGCATGCCAGAAATAGAAGCAGCAATAGGCTATGTTCAACTTAAAAAGCTTCCAAGCTTCCTTGAAAAAAGAAGGAGAAACGCCGAGATATTAACTGAAAAGCTTAAAGAAAACGATAGCCTTCAGCTTCCAAGCGAACCTGAAGGCTATAGGCACAGCTGGTACCTTTACACGATTAGACTGAAAAACGCCGACGCCACCCAGAGAAACAGTTTTGCCGAAGAATTAAGAAAACGCGGCATAGGCATTGGAATATACTATCATATTCCAATTCATCTGATGCCTTACTACCGTCAATTTGGAGAATATAAACTTCCAGAAACAGAAAGAGCAGCTAACCAAGTCTTATCTTTACCTGTCCACCCCGGAGTCTCAGAGGAACAAGCCAGTTTTATAGCGGAAACAGTCATACAACTGCTAAGTTAG